One Paenibacillus crassostreae DNA segment encodes these proteins:
- a CDS encoding MurR/RpiR family transcriptional regulator, protein MNKLEFEIPFNQMSKSQKKIADFILKSTERIPFYTEEDIATKTGVSIATVSRFWRSIGYDNLKSFKKNLQETQHSTPARKMQHVLAKTEGEVVVQMVTSAAINLEETARRISYQAFEQSVDALNESDTIYVHGPGATSCLTDLLRFRLNRIGINVSIMAQSGHELLESLVHAGPKDVVLYFGFVRKSPEATVILDQASESGYKTILITDLLLSDMIDDSDIVLQVDRGDADEFHSLIAPMSIVESLSVSLAGRRGDVAMNKLKQLHALRKQYSSLLPK, encoded by the coding sequence ATGAACAAACTTGAATTCGAAATTCCATTTAATCAAATGTCCAAAAGCCAGAAAAAAATAGCCGATTTCATTCTTAAGTCGACCGAACGAATTCCATTTTACACCGAAGAAGACATTGCGACCAAGACAGGCGTAAGCATTGCCACGGTATCCCGATTTTGGAGATCGATTGGTTATGACAATTTGAAATCGTTCAAGAAAAATCTGCAAGAAACTCAGCACTCTACCCCCGCACGTAAAATGCAACATGTCCTGGCAAAAACCGAAGGTGAAGTCGTCGTGCAAATGGTTACTTCAGCTGCTATTAATCTAGAGGAAACAGCAAGGAGAATTTCGTATCAAGCATTCGAACAATCCGTTGATGCACTAAATGAGTCTGATACAATATATGTCCACGGACCAGGCGCCACCTCATGTCTGACTGATTTATTGCGTTTTCGCCTGAATCGGATTGGAATAAATGTTAGTATTATGGCCCAGAGCGGGCACGAATTGTTAGAAAGCCTCGTCCACGCAGGTCCGAAAGACGTCGTTCTTTATTTTGGATTCGTCCGCAAGTCACCTGAAGCCACCGTGATATTGGACCAGGCTTCTGAATCTGGTTATAAGACAATACTCATTACGGATCTTCTGCTCTCAGACATGATCGATGACAGCGATATCGTCCTTCAAGTCGACCGCGGCGATGCAGATGAATTCCACTCCCTCATCGCTCCAATGTCAATCGTCGAAAGTCTATCCGTATCACTGGCAGGCCGACGTGGAGATGTGGCAATGAATAAGCTCAAACAGCTTCATGCGCTGCGCAAGCAATACTCCTCATTATTGCCCAAGTAG
- a CDS encoding PHP-associated domain-containing protein: protein MRIDLHTHAKWSKNTDFSYEYFRNMMQVAYKNQLDAIALTEHFNTRQFGDIYDTLDRHYQYEKDYYMVEGVKVFPGMEVDVQENGHILLIGARENIITVRSKLENHTTEGHYIEMAHLLDLSDEHSCLSIGAHPFRELNPLSHVKPELLTRLNAFDLNGRDLHHVGQQMEEKVNRLAELIGLPVVGGSDTHQLLQFGSVYNQFEQDCDTIDQLRDAIRLGTYKYQISQHLDSKVQLAEAEQARYKKNMKSVG from the coding sequence GTGAGAATTGACTTGCATACGCATGCCAAGTGGTCTAAGAATACGGATTTTTCCTATGAATATTTCCGTAATATGATGCAGGTGGCCTACAAAAACCAGTTAGATGCCATAGCATTAACTGAACATTTCAATACACGTCAGTTTGGCGATATTTACGATACCTTAGATCGTCATTATCAATATGAGAAGGATTATTATATGGTTGAAGGAGTGAAAGTGTTTCCTGGAATGGAAGTTGATGTGCAAGAGAACGGCCATATACTATTGATCGGAGCGAGGGAGAACATCATTACGGTGCGTTCAAAGCTGGAAAACCACACGACAGAAGGTCATTATATTGAAATGGCACACTTACTTGATCTGTCTGACGAGCATTCCTGTCTGAGTATCGGGGCTCATCCGTTTCGTGAATTGAACCCTCTATCCCATGTGAAGCCAGAACTGTTAACCCGATTGAATGCGTTCGATTTGAACGGTAGAGATTTGCACCATGTTGGACAGCAAATGGAGGAGAAGGTAAACCGTCTGGCGGAATTGATCGGATTGCCGGTCGTTGGGGGTAGTGATACACATCAGCTGTTACAGTTCGGTAGTGTGTATAACCAGTTTGAACAAGATTGTGACACGATTGATCAGTTACGTGATGCTATACGGTTAGGAACTTACAAATATCAAATTTCGCAACATCTTGATTCAAAGGTACAATTGGCCGAAGCTGAACAGGCTAGGTATAAGAAGAATATGAAAAGTGTTGGCTGA
- the hprK gene encoding HPr(Ser) kinase/phosphatase, giving the protein MKTITAQSLTKVFQLEVLAGASRMDRVITRPRTHRPGLEFVGYFDFFPMERVQVLGRKEITYLLTLSIEERMLHIENIVKYHPPCFIVTSGQQEIPYLTLFCDQEGIPLLRTPETTTEFIGKLDSYLVKALAPEISIHGVCVNVSGIGILLRGKSGIGKSETAHTLIRRGHRFVADDIVVLKKLGPSTLLGTHNETTREFLALRSIGLINVVRQYGRKAFQDETRIVLDIELSQWREDSLNNELEVVPQFTEYLGVQIPHIEVQLQPGRDVAGLIEAAANNWYLKQLGYSAAEEFMKRIDSEMQS; this is encoded by the coding sequence ATGAAGACGATCACCGCTCAAAGCCTTACGAAAGTGTTCCAATTGGAAGTGCTTGCGGGAGCCAGCCGAATGGATCGTGTGATAACCCGTCCACGAACGCATAGACCAGGGCTTGAGTTTGTCGGGTATTTTGATTTTTTTCCTATGGAGCGTGTGCAAGTGCTCGGCCGCAAGGAGATAACCTATTTATTGACGCTTAGTATTGAGGAGCGCATGTTGCATATCGAGAACATTGTCAAGTATCATCCACCGTGTTTTATTGTGACGTCAGGACAGCAGGAGATTCCTTATCTGACCTTGTTCTGCGATCAGGAGGGCATACCACTACTGCGGACGCCAGAGACAACAACAGAATTTATTGGCAAGTTGGACAGTTATCTGGTGAAGGCCTTAGCGCCAGAGATTTCGATTCATGGGGTGTGCGTGAATGTCTCGGGAATTGGCATCTTGCTCAGAGGCAAATCTGGCATTGGCAAAAGCGAGACAGCACATACGCTCATCAGAAGAGGCCATCGGTTCGTTGCAGATGATATTGTTGTTCTCAAGAAGCTGGGCCCATCGACACTTCTCGGAACACATAATGAGACAACACGCGAGTTCCTCGCGCTCCGTAGCATCGGACTGATCAATGTCGTACGCCAATATGGACGTAAAGCATTTCAGGACGAGACGCGAATCGTGCTCGACATTGAGTTATCCCAATGGCGCGAAGATTCTCTGAACAATGAGCTGGAGGTGGTACCTCAGTTCACAGAATATCTCGGTGTCCAAATTCCGCATATCGAAGTCCAGCTTCAGCCGGGACGTGATGTAGCAGGGTTGATCGAGGCGGCAGCGAACAATTGGTATCTCAAGCAGCTTGGTTATAGCGCTGCGGAGGAGTTCATGAAGCGAATAGATAGTGAGATGCAGTCGTAA
- a CDS encoding alpha/beta fold hydrolase: MAKVTVGNENDAPIQLYYEDHGVGKPVILIHGWPLSGRSWEKQVPALVEAGYRVITYDRRGFGQSSQPWNGYEYDTLAADLHELIMHLDLRDITLVGFSMGGGEVARYIGTYGNERVQKAVLAAAIPPYLYKSEDNMDGGFEDSAIKGLQDGVKSDRLAFLDTFTKEFFASGDRTDLVSEEFRLYNRDIAAFASPKGTLDCIAAFSYTDFRADLEKFKLPTLIIHGDSDAIVPVEISGQRAHERIAGSQLVVVKGGPHGLNATHAEDFNEALLQFLKD, encoded by the coding sequence ATGGCAAAGGTTACAGTAGGGAATGAGAATGATGCGCCAATTCAGCTTTATTATGAGGATCATGGGGTAGGTAAGCCGGTTATTCTTATCCATGGCTGGCCACTCAGCGGACGTTCTTGGGAAAAACAGGTTCCCGCTTTAGTAGAAGCCGGTTATCGAGTGATCACGTATGACCGTCGAGGATTCGGGCAGTCCTCTCAGCCTTGGAATGGCTATGAATATGATACGCTTGCAGCCGACTTGCATGAATTGATTATGCATCTCGATCTACGTGACATCACACTTGTCGGCTTCTCCATGGGTGGTGGTGAGGTTGCGAGATATATTGGTACATACGGTAACGAGCGGGTACAGAAGGCGGTACTTGCTGCGGCGATTCCGCCATACCTCTATAAATCCGAGGATAACATGGATGGAGGGTTCGAGGATTCAGCAATCAAGGGACTTCAAGATGGAGTGAAGTCAGATCGCTTGGCGTTCCTGGATACGTTCACGAAAGAATTTTTTGCTTCAGGAGACAGAACCGATTTGGTAAGCGAGGAATTCCGTCTTTATAATCGCGACATCGCCGCCTTTGCCTCGCCGAAGGGGACTCTCGATTGCATCGCGGCGTTCAGCTATACGGACTTCCGCGCCGATTTGGAGAAATTTAAGTTACCGACTCTGATTATCCACGGCGATTCGGATGCTATCGTCCCGGTCGAAATCAGCGGTCAAAGAGCCCATGAGCGTATTGCCGGAAGTCAGCTTGTGGTGGTGAAAGGCGGCCCGCATGGATTGAATGCGACGCATGCAGAGGATTTCAATGAGGCTTTGCTTCAGTTTTTGAAAGACTAA
- a CDS encoding ABC transporter ATP-binding protein → MTNQSTEEQPIIQLNNVSFRYPGAQSNSLDQVSLTFNRGDFIAIAGSNGSGKSTLCKCFNGLIPTYYSGDMEGTVMIDGHLTSDRSVAELSKLVAYVFQDFENQLVRSTVYDEVCFSPLNFGYEDYKERGMRALQMLEIEHLQRDWIWQLSGGQKHMVALAAALALNPDVIVVDEPVAQLDPAHARIIYEKLKLLNEKYGKTIIVIEHHTEFIADYCRKIVLMETGGKVRWVKSVSEGLSAVSELTEMNIQPPQVTQAFHALRSDIDIQQGTAYPITIDEAVAHLSHLGVNTSLSLDMNHGPTLPSTRMPIVTFEGVTSGYQSIDRKNKPIIRGVDLNIYHGDRIALIGNNGAGKSTLLRLISGLRRPWEGKVTVCGKDTRKTTPEQLSDLVAFLFQNPEEMFIADNIREDVAFFLKARKQQGMDEFVDDVLSRFKLTDLQERDGRLLSGGQQRRATLAIGMAMRPTIMLLDEPTASLDIASRKEMTLLFDQLHDHVKAVVVATHDMQLVADWATRVIVMNEGHILLDTDSRTVFQHSDILNKAALIAPQIVQLSDRLGIVPTCLSVKEFVAHIQRVVNEEVTTYGIS, encoded by the coding sequence ATGACGAACCAATCAACGGAAGAACAGCCCATTATCCAACTCAACAACGTAAGCTTCCGTTACCCAGGTGCACAATCTAATTCGCTTGATCAGGTTAGTCTAACCTTTAATCGCGGTGATTTCATCGCAATCGCTGGAAGCAACGGGAGTGGCAAATCCACACTCTGCAAATGTTTTAATGGTCTGATCCCCACTTATTATTCCGGTGATATGGAAGGCACGGTTATGATTGACGGACATCTTACATCAGATCGAAGTGTGGCTGAGCTCTCTAAGCTTGTCGCCTATGTATTTCAAGACTTCGAGAACCAGTTAGTACGCTCTACCGTATACGACGAGGTATGCTTCTCACCACTTAACTTCGGGTACGAAGATTACAAAGAGCGTGGCATGCGTGCACTGCAAATGCTTGAAATTGAGCATTTGCAACGTGATTGGATATGGCAATTAAGTGGCGGTCAGAAACATATGGTTGCATTGGCGGCAGCATTAGCACTCAATCCAGATGTTATCGTCGTTGATGAACCTGTAGCTCAGCTTGATCCTGCCCATGCGCGGATTATTTATGAGAAGCTCAAATTGTTAAATGAAAAGTATGGAAAAACGATCATTGTCATTGAACATCATACCGAATTCATAGCCGATTACTGCCGTAAGATCGTTCTGATGGAGACAGGTGGTAAAGTGCGTTGGGTGAAATCCGTATCTGAGGGGTTATCTGCCGTCTCTGAACTGACAGAGATGAACATTCAACCACCGCAAGTAACGCAGGCATTCCACGCCCTTCGCAGTGATATAGACATTCAACAAGGAACCGCGTATCCCATAACCATTGATGAAGCCGTAGCTCATCTCTCGCATCTCGGAGTAAATACTTCGTTATCATTAGATATGAATCACGGACCTACTTTGCCATCAACTCGTATGCCTATAGTAACTTTTGAAGGAGTGACAAGCGGTTATCAGAGTATAGATCGGAAGAACAAACCCATTATTCGTGGTGTCGACTTAAACATCTATCATGGTGACCGCATTGCATTAATCGGAAATAATGGAGCCGGCAAATCGACCTTATTGCGATTGATCTCAGGACTTCGTCGTCCTTGGGAAGGCAAAGTCACCGTCTGTGGAAAAGATACACGTAAGACGACTCCAGAACAATTGTCCGACCTTGTGGCATTCCTCTTTCAGAATCCTGAAGAAATGTTCATAGCTGATAATATTCGCGAAGATGTAGCATTCTTCCTGAAAGCTAGAAAACAACAAGGTATGGATGAATTCGTGGACGATGTGTTAAGCAGGTTTAAACTGACTGATTTGCAAGAACGTGATGGGCGACTTCTGAGCGGTGGTCAACAACGCCGTGCTACGCTTGCCATCGGGATGGCCATGCGTCCGACCATTATGTTACTCGATGAGCCCACCGCAAGTCTTGATATTGCAAGTAGAAAAGAAATGACCTTGCTGTTTGATCAGCTCCATGACCATGTCAAAGCTGTTGTTGTAGCTACACATGATATGCAGCTTGTGGCAGATTGGGCCACTCGGGTGATTGTTATGAATGAAGGACATATTCTTCTAGACACAGATAGCCGCACCGTGTTCCAACATTCAGACATTCTCAATAAGGCTGCATTGATTGCCCCCCAGATCGTTCAATTAAGCGATCGTCTAGGAATTGTACCCACCTGCTTATCCGTGAAGGAATTTGTAGCGCATATACAACGTGTAGTGAATGAGGAGGTTACCACCTATGGAATTAGTTGA
- a CDS encoding MBL fold metallo-hydrolase, with protein MALGSKIYQVGDITVRRLHELETNAYTAKDLLPDWDPSFLEQHKDWLVQGSMEDDLEHVIITIGTWIVRTPKHTILIDTSTGNNKNLPYNPGLSNLQLPYIQWLEDAGVTPEDVDYVLLTHLHYDHVGWNTKQVDGKWVPTFPNAKYVFPQSEDKYYASSDSHNEANKVSFNSYEESVLPIIQAGLAEYIGPEGGEYLEGIKFIPSPGHSIGQMSISLTSRGEEAFFASDVMHHPIQVYRPEWNSCFCEFDEQARESRLWALAYAADRNTLYFGTHFPGSSAGYVSRDGDGFKWRYE; from the coding sequence ATGGCACTAGGCTCAAAGATCTATCAGGTGGGAGACATCACAGTCAGACGATTACATGAATTGGAAACAAACGCATATACAGCGAAGGACTTGCTTCCAGATTGGGATCCGTCCTTCTTAGAACAGCATAAAGATTGGTTGGTGCAAGGAAGCATGGAAGATGATCTGGAACATGTCATCATTACGATCGGAACTTGGATCGTGAGAACTCCCAAGCATACGATTTTGATAGATACGTCTACCGGAAATAATAAAAACCTGCCCTATAATCCGGGTCTGTCCAATCTTCAACTACCCTATATCCAATGGTTGGAAGACGCCGGCGTAACCCCCGAAGACGTGGACTACGTCTTGCTGACGCATCTCCATTATGATCATGTCGGCTGGAACACAAAACAAGTTGACGGCAAATGGGTTCCGACTTTCCCGAATGCCAAATACGTTTTCCCGCAATCAGAGGATAAATACTACGCTAGTTCGGATAGCCATAACGAAGCGAATAAGGTGAGTTTTAATTCCTACGAGGAAAGTGTTCTACCGATTATTCAGGCGGGATTAGCCGAATACATCGGACCCGAGGGTGGAGAATATTTAGAAGGAATCAAATTCATCCCATCACCAGGGCACAGCATCGGTCAAATGTCGATCAGTTTGACATCACGTGGGGAAGAAGCCTTCTTCGCCTCCGATGTCATGCATCATCCAATCCAGGTATATCGTCCGGAATGGAATTCTTGTTTCTGCGAATTTGACGAACAAGCACGTGAATCGCGGCTGTGGGCGCTTGCCTATGCAGCGGATCGCAACACCCTATATTTCGGCACGCATTTTCCTGGCAGTTCGGCAGGTTATGTGAGTCGTGATGGAGATGGCTTCAAGTGGCGCTATGAGTAA
- a CDS encoding PHP domain-containing protein encodes MMIIDLHSHIKLTKKTVFTIEYFRESIQEAKANGLDAIAMTEHFNTFHFHDIYEHLDQHYSYKADYYDVDGFKVFPGMEIDVKFGGHILVIGTRTSILELRSKLEPHTDAEHFVEFGQLLDWCDELSLLRIGAHPFRESNSLTQHDVAILKRLHAFDLNGKDLFTYGPGMRDTVMDLAQTIGIPMVAGSDTHHPLQFGSIMNHLDSDYDKVADISSCLQEGRYQIEISPCLETKVKSANLVKKLLKQAGKVAVQ; translated from the coding sequence ATGATGATAATCGATCTTCATTCACATATTAAATTAACTAAAAAAACGGTATTTACCATTGAATATTTCCGGGAATCTATCCAAGAGGCAAAAGCGAATGGACTTGATGCCATCGCCATGACTGAGCATTTCAACACCTTTCACTTTCATGATATTTATGAGCATTTGGACCAACATTATAGTTACAAAGCGGATTACTACGACGTGGATGGGTTTAAGGTATTCCCTGGAATGGAGATCGATGTAAAATTCGGCGGCCATATCCTTGTCATCGGTACTAGGACGTCTATATTGGAGCTACGCTCAAAACTCGAACCACATACCGATGCTGAACATTTTGTAGAATTCGGACAGCTCCTCGATTGGTGTGATGAATTATCGTTGCTGAGAATCGGAGCACATCCATTCAGGGAGAGTAACTCCCTAACCCAGCATGACGTTGCAATTCTTAAGCGGCTACATGCATTCGATCTAAACGGCAAGGATTTATTCACCTACGGTCCGGGAATGAGAGATACTGTCATGGATTTGGCTCAAACGATAGGTATACCGATGGTGGCGGGTAGCGATACGCATCACCCGCTTCAGTTCGGAAGCATCATGAACCACCTGGATTCTGATTATGACAAGGTCGCCGATATTTCATCATGTCTACAGGAGGGACGATACCAAATTGAAATATCTCCCTGTCTAGAGACGAAAGTAAAGTCTGCTAACTTAGTAAAAAAGCTACTGAAACAAGCCGGGAAGGTCGCTGTGCAATAA
- a CDS encoding energy-coupling factor transporter transmembrane component T family protein, with protein MELVEQTHKQTLWEKLSVERIKVELLRTAYGHSLTFLSRFDPRILIGWYSFFAIAPWFINDKLVLFGMLLAIAILTYTSKPSVLVLIVLALGLISDAAYMLIVSLAFGGGLSAAWALSTLTLKLLVIALASIAVFSSMDPEKLSDALLSLGMPAQFSFGVAYGYRMLPILIEEYNNLLYSFRLRGRAPLRKGWLGWRSLVYMGKLSVLAFYPLILNTAKRTRTTVEALEVKGFTYAIKDPKVKKIKLAYMKVLPRDYIFLGVSSIYVACLFWLGNQF; from the coding sequence ATGGAATTAGTTGAACAGACACATAAACAGACACTCTGGGAAAAGCTGAGTGTAGAGCGAATTAAGGTTGAGCTACTAAGGACAGCTTACGGTCACTCCTTGACATTCCTCTCAAGATTCGACCCCCGAATACTCATCGGATGGTACTCATTCTTTGCGATTGCTCCTTGGTTCATAAATGACAAGTTGGTGCTCTTTGGCATGCTACTCGCTATCGCTATTCTTACCTATACTTCAAAGCCAAGCGTGCTGGTGCTAATCGTTCTGGCATTAGGACTTATCTCCGACGCAGCCTATATGCTAATCGTCTCCTTAGCCTTCGGTGGTGGACTCTCTGCTGCCTGGGCACTTTCCACGCTCACCCTTAAGCTACTTGTCATTGCACTCGCTAGCATCGCCGTATTCTCCAGTATGGATCCCGAGAAACTCAGCGATGCGTTACTCAGTCTCGGAATGCCTGCACAATTCAGCTTCGGTGTAGCGTACGGCTATCGAATGCTCCCCATCCTCATCGAAGAGTATAATAATCTACTTTATTCCTTCAGGCTTCGGGGACGTGCACCGCTTCGCAAAGGATGGTTAGGTTGGCGATCACTAGTCTATATGGGCAAATTATCAGTTCTAGCCTTTTATCCGCTCATACTCAATACAGCCAAACGCACACGGACAACAGTCGAAGCATTGGAAGTGAAAGGTTTTACTTATGCCATTAAGGATCCGAAAGTTAAAAAAATCAAACTAGCCTATATGAAAGTTCTACCACGAGATTATATATTCCTTGGTGTATCCTCTATCTATGTAGCTTGTTTATTCTGGTTGGGAAATCAATTTTAA
- a CDS encoding NAD(P)/FAD-dependent oxidoreductase gives MNIYDCLIIGAGPAGLSSSLTLGRARRKIAVVDNSTNRNRVTHESHGFITRDGIKPQEFKEIGLNELKNYPSVSYFNTTVTGITKDFGNELFIAKTTDGQEFVTEKIILATGIQEVFSIQNVRDYYGKSLFSCPYCDGWELRDKPLIVMAEKEDQVLHMAKLLYNWSKDLVIITNGVELSKEGVQELHKRSIQIKSDPIKNFIGDDGYLQKIEFVSGETIIRSGGFVVPSFYRPNQFAENLGCEVQENGTVVTDGVGRTTQKNIYIAGETEKSGPSSLIISAADGNKAAVSVNTDLTMERF, from the coding sequence ATGAATATTTATGATTGTCTTATTATTGGAGCAGGTCCAGCTGGATTAAGCTCAAGTTTAACTTTAGGCAGAGCTAGAAGGAAAATTGCTGTAGTTGACAATAGTACAAATAGGAATAGAGTTACACATGAGTCACATGGATTTATTACTCGAGATGGTATTAAACCACAAGAGTTTAAAGAGATCGGATTAAATGAACTGAAAAATTATCCATCTGTATCTTACTTTAATACAACAGTTACTGGAATAACCAAAGATTTTGGTAATGAACTATTTATCGCCAAAACAACGGATGGCCAGGAATTTGTTACAGAAAAGATTATATTAGCTACTGGAATTCAAGAGGTATTTTCTATTCAAAATGTAAGGGATTATTATGGGAAAAGCCTTTTTAGCTGCCCATATTGTGATGGCTGGGAGCTAAGGGATAAGCCATTAATTGTAATGGCAGAAAAAGAAGATCAAGTACTGCATATGGCTAAATTATTATATAACTGGTCGAAGGATTTAGTTATCATAACAAATGGAGTTGAACTATCTAAAGAAGGAGTTCAAGAGTTACACAAACGTAGTATCCAAATAAAATCGGATCCGATAAAAAACTTTATAGGTGATGACGGTTATCTACAAAAAATTGAATTTGTATCAGGAGAAACGATCATTAGATCAGGTGGGTTTGTTGTTCCATCTTTTTATCGCCCGAATCAATTTGCTGAGAACCTTGGATGTGAAGTACAAGAAAATGGAACAGTTGTAACAGATGGCGTTGGTAGAACAACACAAAAAAATATATATATTGCGGGAGAAACTGAAAAGTCCGGACCCTCCTCATTAATCATTTCTGCTGCCGATGGTAATAAAGCTGCAGTTTCCGTAAATACTGACTTAACTATGGAGCGTTTTTGA
- a CDS encoding Rrf2 family transcriptional regulator: MKYSKATNYALHTMLFLAVATPKKHVGVHQLAENQEVSTTYLSKILTKLVKAGMVESISGANGGYKLKPDWESISFLDIIQAIEGPTSLFDYCIDHNLECLIQKVMISAEEKMLNELKHQKIVDIAKQMAVAP, from the coding sequence ATGAAATATTCAAAAGCGACGAATTATGCACTTCATACGATGTTATTTCTAGCAGTTGCTACTCCTAAGAAACATGTGGGTGTGCATCAGCTCGCTGAAAATCAAGAGGTTTCAACTACGTATTTGTCCAAAATATTGACTAAGCTTGTTAAGGCAGGAATGGTAGAATCAATTTCTGGTGCTAATGGTGGGTATAAGTTAAAACCTGATTGGGAGAGTATTTCCTTTTTAGATATTATTCAGGCAATTGAAGGTCCTACATCCTTATTTGACTATTGTATAGATCATAATCTTGAATGTTTGATACAAAAGGTCATGATCTCTGCGGAAGAAAAGATGTTGAATGAATTAAAACATCAAAAAATAGTTGATATAGCTAAACAAATGGCAGTGGCTCCATAA
- a CDS encoding cell division protein FtsQ: MNARSTMKRWELTSQQKLMIFILSMSLYGISNMITELLPEFKVGPVELKVEYFIFIPLLFAILFNPLYAALGACVGEIIFGELLLGQFGGLSELEKFIEFSLAIFIAGMLVTDPRNKRQLAIAAYVSIGIDQLLGTLIDIGKVYVGIEDLEAVPGLPESILAIEGFSFLNAMVISGTLFALLPTLYLVPRLYGKVEPLLGMKPRDGRASSSIGDFVTPRLILLGIVLVVIAGAAEFMSEADMNFFEWEWEFISNMGSGAVWISLGIAAIIFITTLIWALNRKASKRKGAAI; the protein is encoded by the coding sequence ATGAATGCTAGATCAACAATGAAACGCTGGGAGCTAACCTCACAGCAAAAACTGATGATATTTATTTTGTCTATGTCTTTGTACGGAATCTCAAACATGATTACGGAACTTTTACCCGAGTTCAAGGTCGGTCCCGTTGAACTTAAAGTTGAATATTTCATTTTTATTCCACTTCTATTCGCTATTCTGTTTAACCCTCTTTATGCTGCGCTAGGAGCTTGCGTAGGAGAAATTATTTTCGGCGAGCTATTGCTAGGTCAATTTGGCGGTCTGAGTGAGTTAGAGAAATTCATTGAATTTTCACTCGCCATATTTATCGCTGGTATGCTCGTTACAGATCCAAGAAACAAACGTCAATTAGCCATTGCGGCATATGTCTCTATCGGGATCGACCAACTGCTCGGAACCCTCATTGATATCGGAAAAGTTTATGTTGGAATCGAAGATCTCGAAGCCGTCCCTGGGCTTCCCGAGAGTATCCTTGCCATTGAAGGCTTTTCATTTCTGAATGCCATGGTCATCTCCGGAACATTATTCGCGTTACTTCCAACGTTATATCTGGTCCCACGTCTTTACGGTAAGGTTGAACCACTGCTTGGTATGAAACCCCGTGATGGACGTGCATCCTCATCCATCGGCGACTTTGTTACACCAAGACTAATCCTTCTAGGTATCGTATTGGTTGTAATAGCAGGCGCGGCGGAATTCATGTCAGAAGCGGACATGAACTTCTTTGAATGGGAATGGGAGTTTATAAGTAATATGGGCAGTGGAGCGGTATGGATCAGTTTGGGCATAGCGGCAATTATATTCATCACAACGTTAATATGGGCCTTGAATAGAAAAGCAAGTAAACGTAAGGGAGCAGCAATCTAA
- a CDS encoding helix-turn-helix domain-containing protein has product MNSMGDSIRKARKVKKLTLHDLSEAASISLSFLSEIERDKANPSMSVLKRIGNALQINFRDLLADDERSLVIRKNERKPLVQSEGSRISWYALSQGNGNKMGPLWGVLEEGGSSGEIGVGHSEGEEFTLVVSGKLEIVVGNDRYVLEEGDSIYYDATIPHRYKNIWKGETILLSVATPPF; this is encoded by the coding sequence ATGAATTCAATGGGTGATTCCATCCGTAAAGCAAGAAAAGTGAAAAAATTAACACTCCATGACTTATCCGAAGCAGCCTCAATCTCGCTGTCGTTTCTTAGTGAGATTGAACGGGATAAAGCTAATCCCTCCATGAGCGTGCTAAAACGGATCGGTAATGCATTACAAATCAACTTCAGAGATTTATTGGCAGATGATGAACGAAGCCTTGTCATTAGAAAAAATGAAAGAAAGCCTCTCGTACAATCTGAAGGCTCCAGGATTTCCTGGTATGCGCTTAGTCAGGGAAACGGTAACAAAATGGGTCCGCTTTGGGGAGTGCTTGAAGAAGGTGGCTCTTCTGGAGAAATCGGTGTGGGTCACAGCGAAGGGGAAGAATTTACGTTAGTAGTATCAGGCAAATTGGAAATTGTTGTTGGTAATGATCGCTATGTTCTAGAAGAAGGGGATAGCATTTACTATGACGCTACTATCCCACATCGCTATAAGAATATCTGGAAAGGCGAAACCATACTGCTGTCCGTTGCGACACCTCCGTTTTGA